Proteins from a single region of Carassius carassius chromosome 37, fCarCar2.1, whole genome shotgun sequence:
- the si:dkey-32e6.6 gene encoding extracellular matrix protein 2, which translates to MQALLVFCVCLGALSVEGVVLNELNSLFTFMPETDVSSSQHQPLDSSSASSEKRTNEAQGTSQVSDTATNAQSVMGRAEAVWVELNAVLERWGGAAGKLNAILSQLKEEKNRLLDQGEEQKAKKKEEDEDEEEEDDDEEEEEEEEEEEEEEEEEEEGKEEETAEEEENDASNSTSTQDSLPEGCQVGESRVSCKQIGLSHLPDITNQEVTILELPGNNLTRIPPSGFSGLPDLEELDLSLNKLDDSSFGLSLFMNLTKLKILKLDSNELTSVPQLPSSLEDLKINNNKINQLASQSFKGLTNLKVLELTGNILYESSIAPWAFKPLTALKYLRMDKNRFSGIPAGLPPFIEDLGLQDNQIVEVQDRLLDKCVHLKVLDLSHNLLKENSMYPEAWINLRKLETLDLSHNQMAVVPSDLPRALRQLSLQHNHIHSIPPYSLSHLRPGLQSLHLSHNLLEEHGVLGKSFRGVYQTLEELHLDNNRFQRVPHNMRHFKNLKLLRLDHNRISSVPVKSICKVKRTEDSLLSTVHLEYNYINVMKIPRAAFSCIQDSSKIILEPQNQTQG; encoded by the exons ATGCAGGCTCTTTTGGTGTTTTGCGTGTGCTTAGGAGCTTTATCCGTGGAAGGAGTAGTCCTGAATGAACTGAACTCACTCTTCACATTTATGCCTGAGACTGATGTTTCATCCTCACAGCATCAACCATTGGATTCTTCATCTGCATCAA GTGAAAAGAGAACCAATGAAGCACAAGGAACAAGCCAAGTAAGCGACACTGCAACAAACGCACAG TCGGTTATGGGGCGGGCTGAGGCTGTGTGGGTGGAGCTCAATGCTGTGTTGGAGAGATGGGGTGGAGCAGCAGGGAAACTAAATGCAATCTTGAGTCAACTCAAAGAAGAGAAAAACCGCCTCTTGGACCAAGGGGAAGAGCAGAAAGCAAAGAAaaaggaagaggatgaggatgaagaagaagaggatgatgatgaggaggaagaagaagaagaagaagaggaggaagaagaagaagaggaggaggaggagggaaagGAAGAAGAGACAGCCGAAGAGGAGGAGAATGATGCATCTAACAGCACCTCGACCCAAGACTCATTACCAGAAGGCTGCCAAGTGGGAGAAAGTCGAGTATCCTGCAAGCAGATTGGCTTGTCCCACCTGCCAGACATCACAAACCAGGAAGTCACCATACTTGAACTGCCTG GCAATAACTTAACAAGAATTCCTCCCAGTGGTTTTTCTGGACTGCCAGATCTTGAAGAGCTTGACCTAAGTTTGAACAAGCTGGACGACTCCTCTTTCGGCCTAAGTCTCTTCATG AATCTGACAAAGCTGAAGATTCTGAAACTTGACAGCAATGAACTTACATCAGTTCCACAGTTGCCATCTTCTTTGGAGGATCTGAAgataaacaacaataaaataaaccaacTTGCTTCACAAAGCTTCAAAg GCTTGACTAACCTAAAAGTCCTAGAACTGACAGGAAACATTCTCTATGAAAGCAGCATTGCACCCTGGGCTTTCAAACCTCTGACGGCACTCAAGTATTTACGAATGGATAAAAACAGATTCAGTGGTATCCCAGCGGGCTTGCCCCCATTTATAGAG GACCTGGGGTTGCAGGACAATCAAATAGTGGAGGTGCAGGACAGGCTTTTGGATAAGTGTGTCCACCTGAAGGTGTTAGATCTCAGTCACAACCTCCTAAAGGAGAACAGCATGTACCCTGAGGCCTGGATCAACCTGCG GAAGCTGGAAACTCTTGACTTGTCCCATAACCAGATGGCAGTGGTGCCCTCAGATCTGCCCAGGGCCTTGCGCCAACTTTCCCTGCAGCACAATCACATTCACTCCATTCCTCCATACTCACTGAGTCACCTCCGCCCAGGCTTACAGTCCCTACACCTCTCCCACAACCTGTTAGAAGAGCACGGTGTGCTAGGGAAGTCATTTCGTGGTGTTTATCAAACACTGGAGGAGTTACACTTGGACAACAACAGGTTTCAAAGGGTGCCACACAATATGCGCCACTTCAAGAACCTCAAGCTACTGCGGCTAGACCACAACCGTATAAG CTCTGTCCCAGTGAAATCAATCTGTAAGGTCAAAAGGACTGAGGATTCTCTCCTGTCAACCGTGCATTTAGAGTACAACTACATCAATGTGATGAAAATCCCTCGTGCTGCTTTCTCCTGCATTCAGGATTCCAGCAAGATCATACTAGAGCCCCAGAACCAAACACAGGGCTAG
- the tnnc1b gene encoding troponin C type 1b (slow) — protein MDDVYKAAVENLTEEQKNEFRAAFDIFVQDAEDGCISTKELGKVMRMLGQNPTQEELQEMVDEVDEDGSGTVDFDEFLVMMVRCMKEESKGKSEEELAEVFRMFDKNGDGYIDLDELKNMLESTGEAITEDDIEELMKDGDKNNDGKIDYDEFLEFMKGVE, from the exons ATGGATGATGTGTATAAAGCAGCG GTAGAGAACTtgacagaagaacaaaaaaatg AGTTTCGTGCTGCGTTCGACATCTTCGTGCAGGATGCTGAGGATGGCTGTATCAGCACTAAGGAGTTGGGCAAGGTGATGAGGATGCTGGGCCAGAACCCCACTCAAGAAGAGCTGCAGGAAATGGTAGATGAAGTAGATGAGGATG GAAGCGGGACAGTGGACTTTGATGAGTTTTTGGTGATGATGGTGCGCTGCATGAAAGAGGAGAGCAAAGGAAAATCAGAAGAGGAGCTGGCTGAAGTCTTCCGCATGTTTGACAA GAATGGAGATGGTTACATTGACTTAGACGAGCTGAAGAACATGCTAGAGTCGACAGGCGAGGCCATCACCGAGGACGACATCGAGGAGCTCATGAAGGACGGAGACAAGAACAACGACGGCAAAATCGATTACGACG AGTTCCTGGAATTCATGAAGGGTGTCGAGTAA